The Leptospira mtsangambouensis sequence GTTCCTTCGGATTGGAGCTCAAGGCCAAAATTCCAAAGATGGGTAGTTTTGCGCAGAAACCAAGTTTGGTCGATTTTCGATTTATTGCATATTTGGCTTAATTCTTCAAAAAAAATGAAAAAAAGGAACACAGAATTTTTTGTTAGTCGGAGGAAAGTTGGAAGGAAACAGCTCTTTTTTTCCCTCATTATTAAAAAAAAGAATTTTCAACCTCTTTAGAATGAGAGTAAGTATTCGTTAGTTTTAACATATTTTCATATTCGCAAATTCTATTTTCATTTCTTTCTAGATTCTACATTTAGTTTGGAGCATCGGTATGAGTGTCCAGGTGAAAATCCCACAAAATACAACTTTATCAATGAAAACGGACCTTGCCGGTACGATTATTTTCGTTAACGATGATTTGGTTAAATTCAGTGGATTTGAGCGGAGGGAGTTATTAGGCCAGTCGTTCAAAAAAATCCAAAATTCTGAAACTCCTGAGTTGGTTTACAAAAACATACAAAAGACCTTGAATGAAAATGAACCTTGGAATGGGCTCCTAAAAAACCAAACAAGTGCAGGGCAATTTTTTTGGGCAAACACAACGATTACACCTTATTATGATAAAGATGGAAAAACCGTTGGACATATGTTTGTTGGACGTACTGCATCAGAAAAACAAATTTTAAATGGAGAAAACTTTTACCTAAATCCCGAAAAAATCGAATCCGCTTTTAGTTTGAATCCAAAAAAGATTTTATATAAATTCAAAATAAAAACCAAACTTTTGTTTGTGTTTGGTCTTATGGCGGTCCTCATGTCCGCATTGGGAATCAATTTAATTTTAATCAAAAAACAAGAATATGAAGGTGCACTGAATCGACTCAAAGGTGCAGAATATAACTTAAGTCTTGCCAAACTTATGCGACTCACTGCAAAACACCGAGGGTTTATGGCTCGGGTTTTGAACGGAGACCAAAGTGCTAAAGAGGAAGCAAATTCAATTGAAAAGGAGTTAGACGGTGCTTATCAAATTTTTTTAAAATTAAACGAAGAGGAGGGAAATTTTTTTCAAGTTTATAAAGAATCTAAGGATATTCATAAAAGATGGAATCACTTGAAGGAAATCAACTCAACACTAACGGCAAAGGAAAGTTACGTTGAGCATGTAAGCATAATTAAAAGGATGTTAAATGTAAACAATGAAGTAGGGGAGTCGTCAGGTTTATTTTTGGACCCAGAAAAAGACACCTACTTTATGATCGAAGTTTCATTGACTAAGTTACCATATCTAGCTGAAAAACTTGGACAACTCCGAGGGACAGGATTGGCGCATTTGGTTAAAGGAGCGAAAGCAGATCCGTATGAAAAAAGTTTGCTTCAGGAAATCATTGGATCAGTTGCAGGCAATTTTGAGTCCATTACAGTGAGTATGGCTGCGATCCGAAAATTTAATCCTGATGGTAAGAAGATTGTAGACACATTCCAAAAAGCAGAAGTTGATTTCCCTGTTTTACGAGAGCTGATTCAAAATAGAGTGATCAAAGAAAAAATTCCAACAATCAAAACGATAGAATACTACAATGCCACAACCAATTTAATTGATCAGATCTTCAATGTGAATGAACTCATTTCCAAACAACTTTCTGAGAAGTTTGCAGAAAGAGCAAATATCGCAAAAATCTATGCTATCATGGTTCTTGTTTTGACTTCCTTTGCTTTAGTCTTTTTTATTCTCCTACAATATTTAATCATTCATAGCATCATGTCCGTGATTCGAAATAGTACAGATATTATTTCACAAATTGTTCGTGGGTCAGGTGAACTCAAAGAAAATTTGGACTACGGGATCCATGATGAAATTGGAGGTCTTTTGAAATGGATGGGTGTTTTTATTTTAAATATTACTGAAATTGTTTTTATCCTCCGCCAAGTATCAGGTGAGTTATCTAATAAATCAAAAGATGCTGCCAATTTGGTTCGTAATTATTCTGCAACAACACAAGACCAAGCTGCTTCAACAGAAGAGACTTCTGCGGCAACGGAAGAGTTGGCAGCTTCTGTTGAAAATGTTTTTTCTAGTATCTCTACCCAAGCGGATCATTTGAAGGAAATAGAAAAAGTGACATCTGATTTCAAAATGGCAATGACAGACGTAGCAAATGCAATGCTCGGCATGACAAATTTAACAGAAGAATTTTATAAACAAGCCAATGATGGAATGTTAACAACAAAAACAACAGCAGATTCCATTCACATCGTAAATCAAAAGGCCGAGTTAATTGATGAAGTCGTTAATATCATTAATGAAATATCCGATCGAACCAATTTACTTGCGCTCAATGCTGCCATCGAGGCCGCCCGCGCTGGTGAACTTGGACGTGGGTTTGCAGTTGTGGCCCAGGAGATCGGAAAACTTGCTGAACAAACAGCACATAATACAAGAAACATTCAGTCATTGACTACTGACACAAAAAATGCAATCAAAACAAGTGTCGGACTGATGATGAACACAGAAGAGAGTTTTCGCGAATTACTCGCTAATATCTCAAAGATTCAGGAAACTGCAAAACTAGTTAGTTCTGCCCAGGAGAAACAAACTACTGATACCAATCGAATTGTAGAGTCTGTTCATAAAATCAATGAAAACTCACTTCAGATTTTAAATGCAGCTTCGCAAGAAAAAATAGCTGTAGAAGAAATTTCCAAATCAATTGAAACCATTGCGACAGGTACACAGGTAATTGCTGATAATTCATTGGTCCTTCTAGAAACTGCCAAAGATATTGAAGTGACCGGAGAACATTTACAAACGGTGGTTGAGACTTACAAATATTAACGTTAAAAAATTGATTGTTACAGATTGTTGAATTATTTTTTATATTCATTGAATCTAAAAATGAAATCAACCTTATTCAATAGTTTTACATTTGTTTTGCTTTTGTCGTATTTTTCTTGTTCAACGCAGACGGTTTATATTCCAAAAGAAAATCTAAATGCGACTTTGATGCCTGCGGAGTTTGTCGAAAAATTAGAATTTTCAGAATCCCTTTTGCCTATTGTTTCTGATTCAATTGAAAGACCTAATTCTCATGGCAAAATTTATTACGGGATTCTTCGAGATAAAGACAACAGTCGAATCGTGAGGAGTATTGCCATCCTTGTCGATTCCAAAGATATGGATTTGCAACCAGAAGAATATTTCTACTATCCAGTATACTATGCGATTAATGTTTCGAAACATCTTTCGATTAGGCAGACCTTGAGGAGTGAGTATGATATTCGAAGAGCTAATGAAAGGTCTCCTGTTTATATGCCTGTTTACGCTACCTCCAGTGTGGTTGCTTTAGCTGCTTTGGGAATTGTTTTCGTAGCTTTTACAGGTACTGCCTTTATCTTCGGAATGGGAAAAGGAACCTATGAATTTACAGAAGATGTGATGGAAGGTATCATTGTCTCCAAGGAAGAAATCGTATTAGGTTTTAATGATTATCAATATGATAAAGAGGGACGTTTGGTCAAAGTTTCTACTTATCTTCCTTATCGTTCTATTTCTAAATCAGTAATTCCTTTGTATGACCGCGAAGGGAAAAAACAAATTGGTCAAATGTATCCATCTTCCAAACCCATTTTGTTATCAGAGATAAATTATAAATACTCTCAAATGAATCCAACTTCCAAAATTCCGAAAGGGGCTGAGATCATCGAACATATTCCCAAGAAAACTAAAAAGTTGATAAATTTGCCGATCAAAGATCCATCGAAAGTAACAAAGTAATTTCTTGCATAAAAGCAAGAACGATTACAATGATCCAATTGTTAAAGGTGTTCTTGCTGGAATGATTTTCAAATTTAATCAATATGTTTTAGTTTTTCTTTTTATTACCTTCCCACTTGGAATTTTCCCTAAAACTTGGTCTGACTTAGAATCAGAAAAGGAAATCAAAGTGTATGGGAGTGAAAGAAGTGCTAAGTTTACTGCGAGTAACATTTTCTATGACGTAGAAAATTGGACAAACCACTACTCAGTGCGGGCTTTGGGATTCTATCGTTATTATGATTATCCAAAAGCAAAAACAAAATCTATATTTCCTTTTTTTTATCATATTCAAAGTAAATCCGATAACCGGGAATACAAACGAATTTTAAATGTAAACGTAACGAAAGAGAGAGATGCAGTCGATCAATCCTTTTACCCATTTGTTTTTTGGGGTAAAGACACAAAGGAATCTTATTTAACAACAATTCCGTTTTTCTTTTCTAGTTCTAATGAAACAAATAGTAAATTGGGATTTCCCGTTCTTCCTTTGTTATACTATCATAATCGAGGAACTGCGGGAGAAAATAAAAACTATTATTCCCGCTTGTTAACTTTTTTGCACTTTGAAATCAACGAGAACCAAGGATTTCATAAGTTTTCCTTTTTCCCTTTGGTATATTACTCCAAAAACAATTATTTGTTTGTGCCGATCCTTCTTTATTATCAAAACCAAAGGTCAAATGAAAATGAATATTGGATGGGACCAGTCTACTATTCTAACAATAAAGCCAAAGAAGAAAGTCTATTTGTAGCCTTCCCTATTTTTGGACGATATAGAAAACCAGGAAAGGAGTTTGATTTTATTTTTCCTGTGTATCTTAATTATGCCGATGAGGAAGAAGATTATCACATTAATTTATTATGGTATACGAAAACAAATTCAGCCAATGTAAATGTTGCAACAAACGAAGGGAATTTGTATGTTGATTTTGACTTTGGAATTTTATATAATTTGGTTGGATATTCACAGAGAACCAAAGTTCTGAATAGTAGTAACCAAATAAATAAAACAAATTCTATTGATTCAAACGAGCCCAAGGTAGTTAAAAAAAGAGAATTTAATCGAGACAATAGTGATAGCTTTTTTGGATACCAGTTACTTTTTGGAATTTTTTCTTATGAAAAGGCAGATACCAAAAGACACATTCGTTTGTTGCCACTTGCCTGGTTTACTTGGGATGAAGCTTCAAAAGATAATGTGGTTTTATTGCCACCTTTTTTTCCCATTTGGTTTAGTTACCAATCGGATGACCTAGAGTACAAGATACTATTTCCACTATATGGTAAACAAAAAGACAAAGATTCAGAATTCCGTGCTTATCTTTTGAATTTCTATTTAACGGAAGACCTTAGAGAAAATAATCGTAAAGAAAGATTCTATTTTTGGCCTTTTGTGAATATTTATGAATCAGACATTGATTCTGGACATAGAGTTTTGCCGTTTTATGTTCATCGGAACTATGGAACCGATAAACACCAACATAGTGATACGTTTACATTGTTTTCATCTTATCGGAAAACAAAAACTTCTACTGATCCTGATATTCGATTTTTGTTTTGGCCCTTATGGATTTCTTATGAAGAAAAAAATTCTCATCTTAATGAAAAAGAAAAAACTTTTTGGGTGACTCCATTTTTTTATAGAAATACAAACAATGGGGGAAGTAGAACCAATTTATTTTGGTTTATAGATTGGGAATGGTACAAAGAACGAGACTATGGCACTAATGCAAAAACCAAACCGGTAATTCCTTTAGAGAAGGATGAAAAACTTTCTCATCTTTTAATTTTTCCATTTTATAAAACAAAATCTAGTTTTTCAATAATTCCTTTGTCATTTAATGATTGGCACGAAGATGGATTTTCGACTTTTACTTTTTTAAATTATCTAAAATGGGATCGAAAAGGCCATTATTATAATTTTTTATATTTAATTGAATCGGAAAATACAGAAGTGAGTTATCAGTTCCGAAGTGTTGGTAGTTTGTTGTGGGGTTTTGACAAAGGAAAGTCAGAAATTAATAGAATCACTTTGTTATGGTTAGGTTATGACGATAGGTCTTACCGAACTACTTATAATTTTTTTCCGATCGTAAGAACTGCAGATGCAAACAAAGAAAAGTCTCGATTGTATGGGCCATTTCTATATTACCTTTTTGACTCAGAAGAAGAAAATACCGAATTGGTCCTTGCGGGGCTTGGTTACTATCATAATAAAACTAAATCAGACAACCAATACTCCACCTATGTTTTGCTTGGTGCTTTGTATCAAGAAAAAACAGAGATAGAAAGAGGTTATGTAAAAAGAGGAAGTTTGTGGGGTTGG is a genomic window containing:
- a CDS encoding methyl-accepting chemotaxis protein translates to MSVQVKIPQNTTLSMKTDLAGTIIFVNDDLVKFSGFERRELLGQSFKKIQNSETPELVYKNIQKTLNENEPWNGLLKNQTSAGQFFWANTTITPYYDKDGKTVGHMFVGRTASEKQILNGENFYLNPEKIESAFSLNPKKILYKFKIKTKLLFVFGLMAVLMSALGINLILIKKQEYEGALNRLKGAEYNLSLAKLMRLTAKHRGFMARVLNGDQSAKEEANSIEKELDGAYQIFLKLNEEEGNFFQVYKESKDIHKRWNHLKEINSTLTAKESYVEHVSIIKRMLNVNNEVGESSGLFLDPEKDTYFMIEVSLTKLPYLAEKLGQLRGTGLAHLVKGAKADPYEKSLLQEIIGSVAGNFESITVSMAAIRKFNPDGKKIVDTFQKAEVDFPVLRELIQNRVIKEKIPTIKTIEYYNATTNLIDQIFNVNELISKQLSEKFAERANIAKIYAIMVLVLTSFALVFFILLQYLIIHSIMSVIRNSTDIISQIVRGSGELKENLDYGIHDEIGGLLKWMGVFILNITEIVFILRQVSGELSNKSKDAANLVRNYSATTQDQAASTEETSAATEELAASVENVFSSISTQADHLKEIEKVTSDFKMAMTDVANAMLGMTNLTEEFYKQANDGMLTTKTTADSIHIVNQKAELIDEVVNIINEISDRTNLLALNAAIEAARAGELGRGFAVVAQEIGKLAEQTAHNTRNIQSLTTDTKNAIKTSVGLMMNTEESFRELLANISKIQETAKLVSSAQEKQTTDTNRIVESVHKINENSLQILNAASQEKIAVEEISKSIETIATGTQVIADNSLVLLETAKDIEVTGEHLQTVVETYKY
- a CDS encoding LA_1737 family protein, with amino-acid sequence MIFKFNQYVLVFLFITFPLGIFPKTWSDLESEKEIKVYGSERSAKFTASNIFYDVENWTNHYSVRALGFYRYYDYPKAKTKSIFPFFYHIQSKSDNREYKRILNVNVTKERDAVDQSFYPFVFWGKDTKESYLTTIPFFFSSSNETNSKLGFPVLPLLYYHNRGTAGENKNYYSRLLTFLHFEINENQGFHKFSFFPLVYYSKNNYLFVPILLYYQNQRSNENEYWMGPVYYSNNKAKEESLFVAFPIFGRYRKPGKEFDFIFPVYLNYADEEEDYHINLLWYTKTNSANVNVATNEGNLYVDFDFGILYNLVGYSQRTKVLNSSNQINKTNSIDSNEPKVVKKREFNRDNSDSFFGYQLLFGIFSYEKADTKRHIRLLPLAWFTWDEASKDNVVLLPPFFPIWFSYQSDDLEYKILFPLYGKQKDKDSEFRAYLLNFYLTEDLRENNRKERFYFWPFVNIYESDIDSGHRVLPFYVHRNYGTDKHQHSDTFTLFSSYRKTKTSTDPDIRFLFWPLWISYEEKNSHLNEKEKTFWVTPFFYRNTNNGGSRTNLFWFIDWEWYKERDYGTNAKTKPVIPLEKDEKLSHLLIFPFYKTKSSFSIIPLSFNDWHEDGFSTFTFLNYLKWDRKGHYYNFLYLIESENTEVSYQFRSVGSLLWGFDKGKSEINRITLLWLGYDDRSYRTTYNFFPIVRTADANKEKSRLYGPFLYYLFDSEEENTELVLAGLGYYHNKTKSDNQYSTYVLLGALYQEKTEIERGYVKRGSLWGWLWEYQTEDNGYEKFSILKLFSYTKEMDGTKKIMGISI